Proteins encoded in a region of the Rutidosis leptorrhynchoides isolate AG116_Rl617_1_P2 chromosome 9, CSIRO_AGI_Rlap_v1, whole genome shotgun sequence genome:
- the LOC139867315 gene encoding tubulin-folding cofactor B-like isoform X2 yields the protein MASRLQLPADDSVLIRVTHSNLKTFFSEVRFSLESNVEAVKDKLWKKCGTAVTSMCLELYDDTGAKLSDLNDNTRPFGFYSPLDGYRLHIIDLDPTSVTSGGWLEDTSLVEKYKISDEAYDKLDGTYRKFKEKLGPRTNSAQASKTDDDYMKDISMNIKVGDRCEVEPGEKRGVVKYVGKAEGLGAGFWVGIQYDEPLGKHDGLVKGTRFFECPPLHGAMVRPDKVKVGDYPERDPFEDEEI from the exons ATGGCATCCCGATTACAACTCCCGGCGGATGATTCGGTTTTGATACGCGTAACTCATTCTAATCTCAAGACTTTTTTTTCTGAAGTTAGGTTCTCACTTGAG AGCAATGTAGAAGCAGTTAAAGACAAACTTTGGAAAAAATGTGGCACTGCTGTTACTTCAATGTGCCTTGAACTATATGATGATACTGGTGCTAAATTATCAGACTTAAATGATAATACAAGACCTTTTGGCTTCTATTCTCCACTAGACGG ATATCGCCTGCATATTATTGATCTGGATCCAACTTCTGTAACATCTGGTGGTTGGTTGGAGGATacttcattggtggagaaatacaAGATATCTGATGAGGCGTATGACAAACTTGATG GTACATATAGAAAGTTTAAGGAGAAGCTTGGACCTCGAACTAATTCTGCTCAGGCCTCTAAA ACAGATGATGACTATATGAAAGATATTTCTATGAATATCAAG GTTGGGGACAGGTGTGAAGTTGAACCAGGGGAGAAAAGGGGTGTTGTAAAATATGTAGGTAAGGCAGAAGGGCTTGGAGCTGGTTTCTGGGTTGGAATTCAATATGATGAACCGTTGGGCAAACATGATGGCTT GGTGAAAGGAACACGCTTCTTTGAGTGTCCACCACTCCATGGAGCGATGGTTAGACCAGATAAAGTAAAG GTCGGAGATTATCCTGAAAGAGATCCCTTTGAGGATGAAGAAATATAA
- the LOC139867315 gene encoding tubulin-folding cofactor B-like isoform X3 — MCLELYDDTGAKLSDLNDNTRPFGFYSPLDGYRLHIIDLDPTSVTSGGWLEDTSLVEKYKISDEAYDKLDGTYRKFKEKLGPRTNSAQASKVSQQISKTDDDYMKDISMNIKVGDRCEVEPGEKRGVVKYVGKAEGLGAGFWVGIQYDEPLGKHDGLVKGTRFFECPPLHGAMVRPDKVKVGDYPERDPFEDEEI, encoded by the exons ATGTGCCTTGAACTATATGATGATACTGGTGCTAAATTATCAGACTTAAATGATAATACAAGACCTTTTGGCTTCTATTCTCCACTAGACGG ATATCGCCTGCATATTATTGATCTGGATCCAACTTCTGTAACATCTGGTGGTTGGTTGGAGGATacttcattggtggagaaatacaAGATATCTGATGAGGCGTATGACAAACTTGATG GTACATATAGAAAGTTTAAGGAGAAGCTTGGACCTCGAACTAATTCTGCTCAGGCCTCTAAAGTGAGCCAACAAATTTCAAAG ACAGATGATGACTATATGAAAGATATTTCTATGAATATCAAG GTTGGGGACAGGTGTGAAGTTGAACCAGGGGAGAAAAGGGGTGTTGTAAAATATGTAGGTAAGGCAGAAGGGCTTGGAGCTGGTTTCTGGGTTGGAATTCAATATGATGAACCGTTGGGCAAACATGATGGCTT GGTGAAAGGAACACGCTTCTTTGAGTGTCCACCACTCCATGGAGCGATGGTTAGACCAGATAAAGTAAAG GTCGGAGATTATCCTGAAAGAGATCCCTTTGAGGATGAAGAAATATAA
- the LOC139868967 gene encoding uncharacterized protein, with product MLDIFGVPCEKFRTVRLSINKLLEDNLSFEQIKNELIEEEGLDVGTVDQIGWFVSLSGSPRDVLSQIKERYSGDLKYNASLNKGLKQLDTIFEVIKFWGFDKVVLDLRLSLARCPDYYTGMIYEALLKSGTTKQVISIASGGRYDNLIGMFAPWDVDAVGVTFELEHVYGLLEYEADVYFNKVNAAKRKTQNNSVDRKGDGRKLSPDLSSSGVNDTLLNSPDQNYQKNRGHTDEASKEDAASVEALKSAISKFIDDVAIKVLYGKIERERREKEELKMQMERERREKEELMMNMVREMRDIEELTKQMENGRIKKKRLQKVTKELLEVLLSKKKVLITSLQSDLKMPSGGDYDVFSLDEK from the exons ATGTTGGATATATTTGGTGTGCCGTGTGAAAAGTTTCGAACCGTTCGTTTAAGCATTAACAAATTATTAGAAGACAATCTGTCGTTTGAGCAGATTAAAAACGAactg ATCGAGGAGGAGGGCTTAGATGTTGGGACAGTGGATCAAATTGGTTGGTTTGTGTCGCTAAGCGGCAGCCCTAGGGATGTATTGTCGCAAATCAAAGAGCGATATAGTGGAGATCTAAAATACAACGCCTCCTTAAATAAGGGATTGAAACAGTTGGATACTATATTCGAAGTTATAAAATTTTGGGGATTTGATAAAGTGGTTCTTGATTTGAGGTTGAGTTTGGCAAGATGCCCTGACTATTACACGGGTATGATATATGAAGCTCTCTTAAAGAGTGGGACCACAAAG CAGGTTATTTCGATTGCTTCTGGAGGGCGTTACGATAACCTTATAGGCATGTTTGCTCCATGGGATGTTGATGCAGTTGGTGTCACTTTTGAATTAGAGCATGTATACGGACTCTTGGAATATGAGGCTGATGTTTACTTTAATAAAGTAAATGCTGCTAAGAGGAAAACGCAAAATAATTCAGTGGATAGAAAAGGTGATGGACGGAAACTAAGCCCCGATTTGTCATCATCGGGTGTGAATGATACATTATTAAACAGCCCGGACCAAAATTACCAGAAGAATCGGGGACACACTGATGAAGCATCAAAGGAGGATGCTGCATCAGTTGAAGCGTTGAAAAGTGCTATTTCCAAGTTTATAGACGACGTAGCTATTAAGGTACTTTATGGTAAGATAGAGCGAGAAAGGAGAGAAAAAGAGGAGTTGAAGATGCAGATGGAGCGAGAAAGGAGAGAAAAAGAGGAGTTGATGATGAACATGGTGCGAGAAATGAGAGACATAGAGGAGTTGACGAAGCAGATGGAGAATGGAAGAATTAAGAAAAAGAGACTACAAAAGGTAACAAAGGAGCTACTGGAGGTATTATTAAGTAAAAAGAAAGTTTTAATTACAAGTTTGCAGTCAGACCTGAAAATGCCAAGTGGTGGTGACTACGATGTATTCTCTTTGGACGAGAAGTAG
- the LOC139867316 gene encoding tubulin-folding cofactor B-like, with protein sequence MASRLQLPVDDSVLIHVTHSNLKTFSSEVRFSLESNVEAVKDKLWKKCGTAVTSMCLELYDDTRAKLSDLNDNTRPFGFYSPLDGYRLHIIDLDPTSVTSGGWLEDTSLVEKYKISDEAYDKLDGNYRKFKEKLGPRASPAQASKTDDDYMKDISMNIKVGDRCEVEPGEKRGVVKYVGKAEGLRAGFWVGIQYDEPLGKHDGLVKGTRFFECPPLHGAMVRPDKVKVGDYPKRDPFEDEEI encoded by the exons ATGGCTTCCCGATTACAACTCCCGGTGGATGATTCGGTTTTGATACACGTAACTCATTCTAATCTCAAAACTTTTTCTTCTGAAGTTAGGTTCTCACTTGAG AGCAATGTAGAAGCAGTTAAAGACAAACTTTGGAAAAAATGTGGCACTGCTGTTACTTCAATGTGCCTTGAACTATATGATGATACTCGTGCTAAACTATCAGACTTAAATGATAATACAAGACCTTTTGGCTTTTATTCTCCATTAGACGG ATATCGCCTGCATATTATTGATTTAGATCCAACTTCTGTAACATCTGGTGGTTGGTTGGAGGATACCTCACTGGTGGAAAAATATAAGATATCTGATGAGGCGTATGACAAACTTGATGGTAAT TATCGAAAGTTTAAGGAGAAGCTTGGACCTCGAGCTAGTCCTGCTCAGGCCTCTAAA ACGGATGATGACTATATGAAAGATATTTCTATGAATATCAAG GTTGGGGACAGATGTGAAGTTGAGCCAGGGGAGAAAAGGGGCGTTGTAAAATATGTGGGTAAGGCAGAAGGGCTTAGAGCTGGTTTCTGGGTTGGAATTCAGTATGATGAACCATTGGGCAAACATGATGGCTT GGTGAAAGGAACACGGTTCTTTGAGTGCCCACCACTCCATGGAGCCATGGTTAGACCAGACAAAGTAAAG GTTGGAGATTATCCTAAACGAGATCCCTTTGAGGATGAAGAAATATAA
- the LOC139867315 gene encoding tubulin-folding cofactor B-like isoform X1, with translation MASRLQLPADDSVLIRVTHSNLKTFFSEVRFSLESNVEAVKDKLWKKCGTAVTSMCLELYDDTGAKLSDLNDNTRPFGFYSPLDGYRLHIIDLDPTSVTSGGWLEDTSLVEKYKISDEAYDKLDGTYRKFKEKLGPRTNSAQASKVSQQISKTDDDYMKDISMNIKVGDRCEVEPGEKRGVVKYVGKAEGLGAGFWVGIQYDEPLGKHDGLVKGTRFFECPPLHGAMVRPDKVKVGDYPERDPFEDEEI, from the exons ATGGCATCCCGATTACAACTCCCGGCGGATGATTCGGTTTTGATACGCGTAACTCATTCTAATCTCAAGACTTTTTTTTCTGAAGTTAGGTTCTCACTTGAG AGCAATGTAGAAGCAGTTAAAGACAAACTTTGGAAAAAATGTGGCACTGCTGTTACTTCAATGTGCCTTGAACTATATGATGATACTGGTGCTAAATTATCAGACTTAAATGATAATACAAGACCTTTTGGCTTCTATTCTCCACTAGACGG ATATCGCCTGCATATTATTGATCTGGATCCAACTTCTGTAACATCTGGTGGTTGGTTGGAGGATacttcattggtggagaaatacaAGATATCTGATGAGGCGTATGACAAACTTGATG GTACATATAGAAAGTTTAAGGAGAAGCTTGGACCTCGAACTAATTCTGCTCAGGCCTCTAAAGTGAGCCAACAAATTTCAAAG ACAGATGATGACTATATGAAAGATATTTCTATGAATATCAAG GTTGGGGACAGGTGTGAAGTTGAACCAGGGGAGAAAAGGGGTGTTGTAAAATATGTAGGTAAGGCAGAAGGGCTTGGAGCTGGTTTCTGGGTTGGAATTCAATATGATGAACCGTTGGGCAAACATGATGGCTT GGTGAAAGGAACACGCTTCTTTGAGTGTCCACCACTCCATGGAGCGATGGTTAGACCAGATAAAGTAAAG GTCGGAGATTATCCTGAAAGAGATCCCTTTGAGGATGAAGAAATATAA
- the LOC139868968 gene encoding plasmodesmata-located protein 2-like, translating into MALKRQVAPLMLINVMLLTLVSSNPNTVSRYAEFVYKKCRNETHIPQNLLSSLLQELVEKSTNSKFYQTSTGDDTLAVSGMFQCQHYLTNDDCHDCIVKTVTRLSCPSSPLVRIHLKGCFMSLEPEPEPEPDIGHNRVLIGIQKDYVQHKKCGERKALFDGLGEIRDVAFEIVAKCVTSSVIGFCDTTNEGMYAMGQCVASLGECECGECVSNAFQVAQDECWGSDSGEVYLDNCFITFSDDQQLTRGGISYSHENNVRGGSAKVAAMVVGIGVALALLFSLCYCIKSSSRKHEDW; encoded by the exons ATGGCGTTGAAACGACAAGTTGCACCATTGATGCTCATCAACGTTATGTTACTGACTTTAGTTTCATCAAATCCTAATACAGTTTCACGCTATGCCGAGTTCGTGTACAAAAAATGTCGAAATGAAACTCATATTCCTCAAAACTTGTTGTCATCCCTCCTTCAAGAACTTGTTGAAAAATCCACAAATTCAAAGTTTTACCAAACAAGCACCGGAGATGATACATTAGCGGTTTCAGGCATGTTTCAGTGCCAACATTACCTTACTAACGACGATTGTCATGATTGCATAGTCAAAACCGTCACAAGATTATCATGTCCATCGAGCCCTCTCGTTAGGATTCATCTCAAAGGTTGCTTCATGAGCTTGGAACCCGAGCCTGAACCCGAACCTGATATAGGCCATAACAGGGTGTTGATCGGGATTCAAAAAGATTACGTGCAACACAAGAAATGTGGTGAAAGGAAAGCGTTGTTTGATGGATTGGGAGAAATTAGGGACGTGGCGTTTGAGATTGTCGCTAAATGTGTAACTAGTAGTGTCATTGGGTTTTGCGACACAACAAACGAAGGGATGTACGCAATGGGACAATGTGTAGCGAGTTTAGGAGAGTGCGAATGTGGAGAATGTGTGAGTAATGCGTTTCAAGTGGCTCAAGACGAATGTTGGGGATCTGATTCGGGGGAAGTTTATTTGGACAACTGTTTCATTACTTTTAGTGACGACCAACAACTCACTCGGGGTGGAATAAGTTATTCACACG AAAACAATGTGAGGGGTGGTTCGGCGAAGGTAGCTGCAATGGTGGTGGGGATCGGAGTTGCTTTAGCTTTATTGTTTAGCCTTTGCTACTGCATCAAATCTTCGAGTAGAAAACATGAAG ATTGGTGA